One segment of Setaria viridis chromosome 4, Setaria_viridis_v4.0, whole genome shotgun sequence DNA contains the following:
- the LOC117854015 gene encoding nicotianamine aminotransferase 1: protein MEGDRSSRRWLFVSLNPAVAAAGEWSVQPYLLDIHGCLDERGPRPVIPLSIGDPSSAPSYRTAPEAVEAVATVLRSSQFDGYPSRDTKLSACRAVAEYLSCGLPYKLSPDDVLLTSGCTQAIETVMSVFGQPGVNIFLPRPGYPKHEAHAVIHNMEVRHYDLVPERGWEVDLEAVEALADENTVAILIINPNNPCGSVYNYEHLSKIADTANKLGMLVISDEVYGNLVYGSTPFVPMGVFGETVPILTLGAISKRWAVPGWRFGWIAICDPKCILKETKVSNSLRSFRMLTGDPATFVLGAIPHIMKKTNDEFFSKIIKLLKEAAEICYNEIKEIKCITCPRKPEGSFFMMVKLEISRLSDISDDLDFCRKLAKEESVIVLPGTALGMENWLRITFASEPPKLKQGLGRFKSFCQRHESQVN, encoded by the exons ATGGAGGGTGACCGGAGCAGCAGGAGATGGCTCTTCGTGTCGCTGAACCCGGCCGTCGCGGCAGCCGGGGAGTGGAGCGTACAGCCGTACCTCCTTGACATCCACGGCTGCCTGGACGAGCGCGGCCCGCGGCCCGTGATCCCGCTCAGCATCGGGGACCCCTCCTCGGCCCCCTCTTACCGCACCGCTCCCGAGGCGGTGGAGGCCGTCGCCACCGTCCTCCGCTCCAGTCAGTTCGACGGCTACCCATCCCGCGACACAAAACTCTCAGCTTGCCG AGCTGTTGCAGAGTACCTATCGTGTGGTCTCCCTTACAAGCTTTCCCCTGATGATGTTCTGCTCACTTCTGGATGCACCCAAGCAATCGAGACTGTGATGTCTGTTTTTGGCCAACCAGGTGTCAATATATTTCTCCCAAGGCCTGGTTACCCAAAACATGAAGCGCACGCTGTGATTCATAACATGGAAGTACGTCATTATGATCTTGTTCCGGAGAGAGGTTGGGAAGTTGACTTGGAAGCTGTTGAAGCTCTTGCAGATGAGAATACTGTTGCAATACTGATTATTAATCCCAATAACCCTTGTGGCTCTGTGTATAACTATGAGCATTTGTCCAAG ATTGCAGATACAGCAAACAAGCTCGGTATGTTAGTCATCTCAGATGAGGTCTATGGGAACCTTGTCTATGGTAGCACTCCTTTTGTGCCAATGGGTGTTTTTGGGGAGACTGTTCCAATACTCACTCTTGGAGCTATATCAAAGAGATGGGCTGTACCTGGCTGGAGATTTGGCTGGATAGCAATTTGTGACCCAAAATGTATTCTGAAAGAAACCAAG GTTTCTAATTCACTGAGAAGCTTCAGAATGCTAACAGGAGATCCTGCAACATTTGTTCTG GGAGCTATTCCTCATATTATGAAGAAAACAAATGATGAATTCTTTAGCAAGATTATCAAGTTGTTAAAGGAGGCCGCAGAAATATGCTACAACGAAATAAAGGAAATCAAGTGTATTACCTGTCCCCGGAAACCAGAGGGGTCATTTTTTATGATG GTGAAACTAGAGATATCACGGTTGTCCGACATTAGTGACGACTTGGATTTCTGCAGAAAGTTGGCAAAGGAGGAATCAGTCATTGTATTGCCTG